One segment of Bacillus sp. 2205SS5-2 DNA contains the following:
- a CDS encoding VanZ family protein produces MKGFVKWLVTVLPLIYMVAIWVMSSLPDTAVMALPDRGLDRFIKESLHLVEFALLYVLFVGALWVQGKFTARTNIIFALLAGFYGLTDEIHQSFIPARSATVIDFVKDITGVAVCFWIITRSSFYKRSVK; encoded by the coding sequence GTGAAAGGGTTTGTCAAATGGCTTGTTACAGTCTTGCCCCTCATATATATGGTGGCTATCTGGGTGATGTCTAGTCTTCCTGATACAGCCGTCATGGCCCTACCAGACCGGGGATTGGATCGCTTCATAAAAGAATCGCTTCACTTAGTGGAGTTCGCCCTATTATATGTTCTCTTTGTAGGAGCGTTGTGGGTACAGGGGAAGTTTACGGCTCGTACCAATATTATTTTTGCCCTTTTGGCTGGATTTTATGGCTTGACTGATGAAATTCATCAATCCTTCATTCCAGCTCGATCTGCAACGGTGATAGACTTTGTGAAGGATATAACGGGGGTTGCCGTTTGTTTCTGGATTATCACCAGATCCTCATTTTATAAAAGGTCTGTCAAATAA